The genomic DNA TTCGTTGCCGGGTTCAAGTCCGGAGGCGATTCTCATGACCAGACTGCTCCGCCCGCTGGCCGCCGCGGCGGCCGTGATCGGCGCCGCGTCCCTCGGGGCGTACGCCGTGTCGCCCGATGCCGAGCCACTCGTACCCAAGCCGGTTGCCGCGGCCGCGGTCCCCGCGCCCCCGGCTCCCGCGGCTCCGGCCGCCAAGCCGGCCGACCTGAAGTACGCGGTCGACCCGAAGCCGCTCGGCGACCCGGTGAAGAAGGGGCTGAAGTACCTCGCCGACAACCAGCAGGCCGACGGCGGGTGGGCCCAGGGCGGTGGGTGGCGGACCGGCGGGAATGGCGGCCGCATTGAGGGCAAGGACGTCGCCGACCCGTCCGACGTGGGCAACTCGTGCATCGCCCTCCTGGCGTTCCTGCGGGCCGGCAACACCCCGACCCAGGGCGACTACAAGGATGTCGTGCGGAAAGGGTTGCGGTTCGTCTGCAATACGGTCGAGAAGGCGGGCACCGACGACCTGTACGTTACGGACGTACGCAACACGCAACTCCAGAGCAAGATCGGCCCGTTCGCGGACACATTCCTGTCCACGCTGGTCCTGTCCGAAATGAAGGGCAAGGGCGGGGACGACGAGAAGCGGCTCGTCGCGTGCCTGGACAAGACGATTACCAAGATCGCCAAGCACCAGAAAGACGACGGCACGTTCGCGAACAACGGCGGGTGGGCACCCGTGTTGTCGCAGGGCGTGGCGAACAAGGCCCTCGCCCGGGCCCGGTTGAACGGCGCCCCGGTGTCCGATGCCACGTTCGCCCGCGCGACCAAGAACTCGGTCGATTCGGCGAAAGGGGTAGCGACCACGGGCGTGACCGCGGCGACCGGATCGGTCGACGTGGTCGCCATCAGGTCGTCCGTGGTTCCCACCGCCGGCCCTGCGGCCCCAGTGAGCCCGGGTGGGCCCGGGATGGCTGCGAGTCGAAGCGCCACGATCGGCGGTGCGTTCAAGGGCGACGCGGGCGTGCCGCTATACAGTCTGAGCCAGGGCGTGACGAACGGGCAGGACGTGTTGAATTCGGTCAACGCGGACGCGGAAAAGGCCAAGCGGGTGATCGCGGACCCGAAAGCCAGCAAGGACGAGAAGCAGGCCGCCCAGAAGACGCTCGAACAACGCGACGAACTCGCCAAAGAAAACGTCGCGGCCCAGAGCCAGGCCGCGGGCCAGTTCCGGAACCCGGACTTCGTGCGCGGGTTCGGGTCGAACGGGGGTGAGGAGTTCCTGAGCTTCCTCAACATCAGCGAGATGATGGTGGTGAAGGGCGGCACCGAATGGAAGGAGTGGGACGGGAAAATGCAGGACACGGTCCCGAAAGCCCAGGACAAGGACGGGAGCTGGTCCGGGCACCACTGCATCACCGGCAAAACGTTCTGCACGTCCGCCGCGCTGCTCGTCCTACTCGCCGACCGCACGCAATTCCCGGACGACGTGATCAAGGCCGCCCGGGAAGACGCGAGGAAAGCCGCCGAGGTGAAGGCGGCGGAAGAGAAGAAGGCCGCCGAAGAGAAGAAAGTGGAAGAAAAGAAGTAAAGAGTGAGCCACGGATGAACGCGGATCGACACGGATCAGACGAGATCGAATCCTCTTGTCTAATCCGTGTCGATCCGTGTCTCATCCGTGGCGGGTTTTTCTTCGCAACAGGTAAACCCATGTCGCGCTTGTCACTTCTCCTGTTGACCGTGGCAGCGGTCGGCTGCGGACAGGGCCGCGGACCCGTGCCACCACAGCCGACGGCGGTTACGGCGCGTTCCGCGCCCGAGGTCGGCCTTGCGCCCGGGGTCCGGTTCCTGCTCGCACAACAGTCGCCCGACGGCGCGTGGCGGTCGGACGTGTACGCCACGTTCAAGGACGGCACCGCGCTCACGCCGCACGTCCTCGTCGCGCTCCAGGCCGCGGCCGACGCGGGGGCGCTGCCCGACACCGCGGCTGCGCGGCGCAAGGCGAGCGAATGGCTGGCGAAGAAAGTCGGGGCGGACGGCACGATCGACGAAGGGGCCGACGGACTGCCGTACCCCGTGTACACCGCCGCGCTGAGCGTGACCGCCCTGTCGCACGCCGACAATCGGGATCTGGCGCCCAAGCGGGATGCGTGGCTCAAATATCTCCTCGACCGGCAACTCGTCGAGAAGAACGGGTGGGCGCCCGAGGACAAACAGTACGGCGGTTGGGGGTATTACCCGCGCGTTCCGAAAAAGCCGGCGCCGGGGCAACTCGTGCCCGCGCAGCACCTGTTGGAGTCCAACATCTCGGCCACGGCGTCCGCGCTGGACGCGCTCGCCGCGGCCGGCGTCGCGGAGCCAAAACTCGTCGGCCCCGGGCTGCATTTCGCGCTCGCGCGGAAGAACACCGACGGCGGCTTTCACTTCGTCTACGACGACCCGGTGCGCAACAAGGCCGGGGCGGTCCGGAACGCGAACGGGCCGCCGCGATTCCCTTCATACGGCAGCGCAACCGCGGACGGCGCCCGGATCATTGGGAGAGGGTCGCCTGAGCGATCGGCGATCGACCCGGCGGCGGCGAAGGCGCGAGACTGGCTCGAAAGCCATTTCTCACCCGACCACCACCCCGGCGACTACATCCCCGCGCACGAGCGCAACCGCGACGCCGTCTACTTCTACTACGCCGCGTCGGTGGCGAAGACGTTTCGGCTCATGGGCGTCACAAAAGTGAACGGGCACCGGCACTGGGCCGACGCGCTGACTAACGCCCTGTGCGCTAAACAGAACCCCGACGGGGCGTGGCAGAACGACCTCGAACTGGTCCGCGAGAACGACCCGCTCCTGGCGACCGCGTACGCCGTGGCCGCGCTGGCCGAGTGCCGGCGGGCGCGGGCGGAGTGAGCGGCGGCGGGGAGCAAAAGAGTGAGGTGTTTCCTGGACTGCCGTTCCCTTGTCGCACTCAGCGAGACGTATCGTATTTTCGCGCCCGCTCCCTGCTACTTACACTTCGTTCTCGAAATCGGCTTTGCCGCGGGCGAGGGTGATGCCGCGCTTGGCCCCGTGGATGAACGCGATCAGCGTCCGGATCGCCGGCATCGTCCCGTATTCGGCTTCCAGAACCTCGATGGCCGACGGGACCGTCATCCCGGACCGGTTCAGGAGTTTGTACGCGTGCCGGACGGCTTGAATCTCCGCGGCCGGGAAGCCCGCCCGCCGCATGCCGATGACGTTGATCCCGTGGACGACGTTGATGCCGCCCTGGATGATCCAGAACGGCGGCAGGTCCTGGCTGATCGCGGCGGTTCCGCCCAGGAGCGCCAGCGTCCCGACCTGGCAGAACTGGTGGACGGCGGTGTTGCCCGAGAGGAGCACGCGGTCGGCGATCTGCGCGTGGCCGCCGATCACGGCGCCGTTCGCGAACACCGAGTGGTTGCCGACCCGACAGTCGTGTGCGACGTGGCTGTTCACCATGAACAGGTTGTTGTTGCCGATCACGGTCGTCCCGGTCCCCGGCCCGGCGCCGACCGGCATGCCGCGGTGGACGGTGACGCCTTCGCGGAACGTGTTGCCGTTGCCGATGTGGACGTTCGTGGGCTCGCCCTTGTACGCGAGGTGCTGCGGCTCGTCGCCGAAGACGCACCCGGTGTGCAGGCGGTTCCCGGTGCCGAGCGTGAGCGGGCCGATCAGGTGGACGTGCGGGCCGATCACGCTCCCGGCCCCGACGACAACGGGGCCGTCGATGAGGGCGAACGGACCGACGGCGACGTCTTCGGCCAGGCGGGCTTCGGACGAGACGATGGCCGTGGGGTGAACGTGGGGTGAATCGGGCCGGGGCATGGACTTCCTTTCCGCGACCGGGCGCGTGCCGACCGTGCCCAGCTTGGGCTACTCAGTTTCTGTCAGTTCGTTCTCTTACGTCATTTTCTTCCGCGAGGCTAGCCCAACTTGCCACGGCGGCGCGCCCGGCGTACCA from Fimbriiglobus ruber includes the following:
- a CDS encoding prenyltransferase/squalene oxidase repeat-containing protein, translating into MTRLLRPLAAAAAVIGAASLGAYAVSPDAEPLVPKPVAAAAVPAPPAPAAPAAKPADLKYAVDPKPLGDPVKKGLKYLADNQQADGGWAQGGGWRTGGNGGRIEGKDVADPSDVGNSCIALLAFLRAGNTPTQGDYKDVVRKGLRFVCNTVEKAGTDDLYVTDVRNTQLQSKIGPFADTFLSTLVLSEMKGKGGDDEKRLVACLDKTITKIAKHQKDDGTFANNGGWAPVLSQGVANKALARARLNGAPVSDATFARATKNSVDSAKGVATTGVTAATGSVDVVAIRSSVVPTAGPAAPVSPGGPGMAASRSATIGGAFKGDAGVPLYSLSQGVTNGQDVLNSVNADAEKAKRVIADPKASKDEKQAAQKTLEQRDELAKENVAAQSQAAGQFRNPDFVRGFGSNGGEEFLSFLNISEMMVVKGGTEWKEWDGKMQDTVPKAQDKDGSWSGHHCITGKTFCTSAALLVLLADRTQFPDDVIKAAREDARKAAEVKAAEEKKAAEEKKVEEKK
- the lpxA gene encoding acyl-ACP--UDP-N-acetylglucosamine O-acyltransferase: MPRPDSPHVHPTAIVSSEARLAEDVAVGPFALIDGPVVVGAGSVIGPHVHLIGPLTLGTGNRLHTGCVFGDEPQHLAYKGEPTNVHIGNGNTFREGVTVHRGMPVGAGPGTGTTVIGNNNLFMVNSHVAHDCRVGNHSVFANGAVIGGHAQIADRVLLSGNTAVHQFCQVGTLALLGGTAAISQDLPPFWIIQGGINVVHGINVIGMRRAGFPAAEIQAVRHAYKLLNRSGMTVPSAIEVLEAEYGTMPAIRTLIAFIHGAKRGITLARGKADFENEV
- a CDS encoding prenyltransferase/squalene oxidase repeat-containing protein, translated to MSRLSLLLLTVAAVGCGQGRGPVPPQPTAVTARSAPEVGLAPGVRFLLAQQSPDGAWRSDVYATFKDGTALTPHVLVALQAAADAGALPDTAAARRKASEWLAKKVGADGTIDEGADGLPYPVYTAALSVTALSHADNRDLAPKRDAWLKYLLDRQLVEKNGWAPEDKQYGGWGYYPRVPKKPAPGQLVPAQHLLESNISATASALDALAAAGVAEPKLVGPGLHFALARKNTDGGFHFVYDDPVRNKAGAVRNANGPPRFPSYGSATADGARIIGRGSPERSAIDPAAAKARDWLESHFSPDHHPGDYIPAHERNRDAVYFYYAASVAKTFRLMGVTKVNGHRHWADALTNALCAKQNPDGAWQNDLELVRENDPLLATAYAVAALAECRRARAE